From a region of the Streptococcus ruminantium genome:
- a CDS encoding sugar kinase, with protein sequence MKKVLLIGEPLIRIMPTNYQEIADGVESRMFFGGSEMNIACNLQGFGYPTKVLTALPEGPLGDRFMAFLVRHGIDVSAIQRVGERIGLYYMESGFGCRPSQVYYDRSHSSLAAMRIEQLDMEQLFEDVALIHFSGITLAIDPTVTLWMKTILEEAKKRNLPISIDLNWRSKMIGKREAKKLFSEFAVYADYCFGIEPIMKDAGDWDLFDRDQAGLYDIEERMLALKETYDFQTIFHTVRQMDDMGRNHYRAYGLAEEFICSVELKTQVLQRVGSGDAFVAGAIYQLLKKASLEETVNFAVASGTYKCSLEGDQMVQSVDRIKSLLDGKNEIIR encoded by the coding sequence ATGAAGAAGGTGCTGCTGATTGGTGAACCCTTAATTCGCATAATGCCAACAAACTATCAGGAAATAGCAGATGGTGTGGAGAGCCGAATGTTTTTCGGTGGCTCGGAAATGAATATTGCCTGCAATCTTCAAGGGTTTGGTTATCCGACCAAAGTTTTGACAGCACTGCCGGAGGGACCGTTGGGTGATCGCTTTATGGCTTTCTTGGTTAGGCATGGAATTGATGTGAGTGCGATTCAACGAGTTGGTGAGCGGATTGGGCTTTATTATATGGAGTCTGGTTTTGGTTGTCGACCAAGTCAAGTCTACTATGATCGCAGTCACTCTAGCCTAGCAGCCATGCGTATAGAACAGTTGGATATGGAGCAACTATTTGAGGATGTTGCTCTGATCCACTTTAGTGGTATTACTCTGGCTATAGATCCGACCGTTACCCTTTGGATGAAAACGATACTGGAGGAAGCTAAAAAAAGGAATCTTCCAATTTCCATTGATCTTAACTGGCGATCCAAGATGATTGGAAAAAGGGAAGCAAAAAAACTCTTCTCAGAATTTGCAGTTTATGCGGATTATTGTTTCGGTATTGAGCCTATTATGAAGGATGCAGGTGATTGGGATTTGTTTGATAGGGATCAGGCTGGTCTCTATGACATTGAAGAACGAATGTTGGCACTAAAGGAAACTTATGATTTCCAAACCATTTTTCATACAGTGCGTCAGATGGATGATATGGGGAGGAATCACTATAGAGCTTACGGTCTGGCAGAGGAGTTTATCTGTTCTGTAGAGCTGAAAACTCAGGTTTTACAACGGGTTGGAAGTGGAGATGCTTTTGTTGCAGGGGCTATTTATCAGCTATTGAAAAAGGCTTCACTCGAAGAGACCGTTAATTTTGCTGTTGCTAGTGGGACCTATAAATGTAGCCTGGAAGGGGATCAAATGGTGCAGTCTGTTGATCGCATCAAGTCCCTACTAGACGGAAAAAATGAAATAATAAGGTAA
- a CDS encoding bifunctional 4-hydroxy-2-oxoglutarate aldolase/2-dehydro-3-deoxy-phosphogluconate aldolase: MSRTQTLSQLRKQVLVVVIRGDARKEGLQASKACISGGISAVEVAYTNPDAGLIISDLCTEYKENPEVLIGAGTVLDSVTARQAIMAGATYIVSPSFNDEVAKICNLYAVPYIPGCMTLTEITRALEAGCEMIKLFPGSVFGPKYISAIKAPLPQVSIMVTGGVNAKNISDWLVAGADAVGIGGEFNQLAAQGHFDRIQDMAKIYVSLAGSCKK; encoded by the coding sequence ATGAGTCGAACACAAACTCTTTCTCAGTTAAGAAAGCAAGTCCTAGTTGTCGTCATTCGAGGCGATGCACGCAAAGAGGGCCTTCAGGCTTCAAAAGCTTGTATTTCAGGTGGAATTTCGGCAGTTGAGGTAGCCTACACTAATCCAGATGCAGGTTTGATTATTTCTGATTTATGCACTGAATACAAGGAAAATCCTGAGGTATTGATTGGTGCTGGGACGGTACTGGATTCTGTAACTGCTCGTCAGGCGATTATGGCTGGGGCGACCTACATTGTCTCGCCATCCTTTAACGACGAAGTGGCAAAAATTTGTAACCTCTATGCAGTACCTTATATTCCAGGTTGTATGACTTTGACAGAGATTACCAGAGCCTTAGAAGCAGGCTGTGAGATGATAAAGCTCTTTCCTGGTAGCGTATTTGGACCAAAATATATATCAGCTATTAAAGCTCCCTTGCCTCAAGTTTCTATTATGGTGACTGGTGGAGTGAATGCGAAGAACATTTCTGATTGGTTGGTAGCAGGCGCCGATGCAGTTGGTATAGGTGGTGAGTTTAATCAACTGGCTGCTCAGGGGCATTTTGATCGTATTCAGGATATGGCTAAAATTTATGTGTCCTTAGCTGGCTCTTGTAAAAAATAA
- a CDS encoding PTS sugar transporter subunit IIA: MIQLVVVAHGKFASGILTSLELIAGQVEKIQAVDFTDGMSAQEVKERIKSVISSEEKVLVLTDLLGGTPFKVSVELVTEHSEKSIAVLSGLNLAMLLEANFSRLTDDFEPLVSKLVNVAREGVADSITLLKQDNGTEEELFEDGI, from the coding sequence GTGATTCAATTAGTCGTCGTGGCTCATGGAAAGTTTGCGAGTGGTATTCTCACTTCTCTGGAATTGATTGCAGGGCAAGTAGAAAAAATTCAGGCGGTTGACTTCACTGATGGCATGTCTGCTCAGGAAGTGAAAGAGCGTATAAAATCTGTTATATCAAGCGAAGAGAAGGTGTTGGTTCTAACGGATTTACTAGGTGGAACTCCTTTTAAAGTCAGTGTAGAGTTGGTAACAGAACATTCAGAAAAAAGTATTGCGGTCTTGTCAGGCCTCAACTTGGCTATGTTGCTAGAAGCTAATTTTTCTCGTTTGACAGACGATTTTGAGCCATTAGTAAGTAAACTGGTTAATGTTGCCAGAGAGGGAGTGGCAGATTCTATTACCCTTCTGAAACAGGATAATGGGACAGAAGAGGAGTTATTTGAGGATGGTATCTAA
- a CDS encoding glycoside hydrolase family 88 protein encodes MIKEVLIEPIRLGEEFRTTPLLTKEEVEAALNLALQQLELNLDYFGEDFPTPATFDNIYPKMDNTEWTNGFWTGALWLGYEYSASAKMKALATSNTASFLKRVTERVELDHHDLGFLYSPSCVADYKLTGNPMALEASIKAADKLIERYQEKGGFIQAWGELGKAEDYRLIIDCLLNLQLLFFAYEQTGNRKYYDIAVNHFYASVNTVIRDDASTFHTFYFDPATGEPVKGVTRQGYNDASSWARGQAWGVYGIPLTYRMIKDSACLDLFKGVTNHFLNRLPEDKVSYWDLIFNDGSGQSRDSSATAVAVCGIHEMLKYLPEVDSDKETYKYAMHAMLRSLMDNYANRTLQPGRPLLLHGVYSWHSGKGVDEGNIWGDYYYLEALLRFYKDWELYW; translated from the coding sequence ATGATAAAAGAAGTATTGATTGAGCCGATTCGGCTGGGAGAGGAGTTCAGAACAACTCCACTGTTAACCAAAGAGGAAGTAGAAGCGGCACTCAATCTCGCCCTTCAGCAGTTAGAGTTGAATCTGGATTACTTTGGGGAAGATTTTCCAACTCCAGCAACTTTCGATAATATTTATCCAAAGATGGATAATACGGAATGGACCAATGGCTTTTGGACGGGTGCTCTCTGGTTAGGATATGAGTATTCTGCGAGCGCAAAAATGAAAGCGCTAGCAACTTCTAATACCGCTTCTTTTTTGAAGCGTGTTACTGAGCGAGTTGAGCTAGATCATCACGACTTAGGTTTTCTCTATTCTCCTTCCTGCGTAGCAGATTATAAGCTGACAGGAAACCCTATGGCACTTGAAGCTTCTATAAAGGCTGCTGATAAATTGATTGAACGTTATCAAGAAAAAGGAGGATTTATTCAAGCTTGGGGGGAACTTGGGAAGGCAGAGGATTATCGGTTAATCATTGATTGCTTGTTGAATTTGCAGTTGCTTTTCTTTGCTTATGAACAAACAGGCAATCGGAAATATTATGATATAGCCGTCAACCATTTCTACGCTTCCGTCAATACGGTCATTCGTGATGATGCTTCGACTTTCCATACTTTCTACTTTGATCCTGCGACTGGAGAGCCAGTCAAAGGGGTAACGCGGCAGGGCTACAATGATGCTTCTTCGTGGGCAAGGGGGCAGGCATGGGGTGTATATGGTATTCCATTGACCTACCGTATGATAAAAGATTCAGCTTGTTTGGATTTATTTAAAGGTGTGACGAATCACTTCCTTAATCGTTTGCCGGAGGATAAGGTTTCCTACTGGGATTTGATTTTTAACGATGGCAGTGGTCAGTCCCGAGATTCTTCTGCGACAGCGGTAGCGGTTTGTGGTATCCATGAAATGTTGAAATACTTGCCGGAAGTAGATTCGGATAAGGAAACTTACAAATATGCAATGCATGCCATGTTGCGCTCATTGATGGACAATTATGCAAATCGAACCTTACAGCCAGGTCGTCCTCTGCTTCTACACGGTGTCTATTCTTGGCATTCTGGTAAAGGAGTGGATGAAGGAAATATTTGGGGAGATTATTATTACTTAGAAGCTTTGCTTCGTTTCTATAAAGATTGGGAATTATATTGGTAG